The Anoxybacillus flavithermus genome has a segment encoding these proteins:
- a CDS encoding nuclease produces MFDNQHTVYAIFFTINRNVTVEVGKLGSFLFPIGNYIYVGSAKRNIQSRIQRHLQIEKRKRWHIDYIRPYGEITHVQTYSSELSECERAQQLLQQYKGKWLVKKFGSSDCHCFSHLIYYK; encoded by the coding sequence ATGTTTGACAATCAACATACAGTGTATGCTATATTTTTTACCATAAATAGAAATGTTACTGTAGAAGTCGGTAAATTGGGCAGTTTTTTATTTCCGATTGGAAACTATATTTATGTAGGAAGTGCGAAACGAAACATTCAATCACGTATTCAACGTCACCTCCAAATAGAAAAACGAAAACGTTGGCATATCGATTACATTCGTCCATATGGAGAAATTACACACGTACAAACATATTCTTCTGAGCTTAGTGAATGTGAGCGTGCCCAACAACTTTTACAACAATACAAAGGAAAATGGCTCGTGAAAAAATTCGGTTCATCGGACTGTCATTGTTTCTCTCATCTCATCTATTATAAATAA